DNA from Pseudomonadota bacterium:
CACCGGGCCGGTCTCGGCTCTATTCTGAATATCCATCATCGGTAGCATTTTGTATCTCCTATATTGGGTTATCGTAAATTTTATGAATTAGTATTACTCGATTCGACTTATCCCATAAATACGCCTGATTACTGGCCCATGATCTTGTCACAGAGCTTAACTGCTGATGGAGCATCGGGCGCCCACCCGTCGGCACCTATTGATTCAGCTAATTCTGCCGATGCAGCTACTCCGCCGATGATGACCTTGTACTTGTTTCGTAATCCCATATCGTTCAGGTAGTTTATCACTTCGGCGTAGAAAGGACGGGTTGCATCAAGAAATGCTGAGAGTCCAATAATATCCGCATTAAGTTCTCTGGCCTTGTCAATAAAGGTCATGCTGGGCACATTGATACCGAGATCATGAACTTTGTATCCGGCAAGACTTATTTGCCTTAAAACCAAACTCTTGCCAATGTCATGAAGGTCTCCCTGCACAGCACCGAGCAACACTACTCCGCGTGAGGCATTGGCTTGCTCAGGAATCTTCTCCATAATTTTGTTTGTACAAGCCTCACTAAGATCAGCGCCCATCATCAATTCCGGCAAGAAATATTCTCCACTGCCAAACTTATCGCCGATTACCCTAAGTCCGACAATTACGCCCTTTTGAAGGATTTCCAACGGATCATAGCCTTCGTCAAGAGCTTTCTGTACAGCAGCCATAGCTTTATCTTCGTCCAGAGAAATTACCAGCTCAGTTATAGTTTTAAAAACATCAGCATCACTCATTCAGATTACCTCCTTTTTCATTTCTAATATGCATTCCATAAAACAAATAAATATATAAAATATTATTATTGGTCCAAAACCCTCCAGCTCATCTTATTCCCCCTCACCCTGGCCCTCTCCCACGGAGGGGAGAGGGTATATATCCTCTAAACCGAGAGAAGAGTTATCTGAAATGTTTTAATGTATCTCACAGTATTATTTGTCATGGCACTAGTAAACTAGGGTTTCCGAACAACTCCCGCACAGCGACAAGCGGACCAGATAAAAATATTATAAAAAGTCCGTTCATTACTACTATCCATGCTACCAGACGTGTTAGTTCGCGCTTCCATCCTGCTTTTATCCCTTCAACTCCAAACCATGATTCAAACCGAACCCGTTCATCCGGGCTGTTACGTAACAGCATCCAGGTGGTAATTAATCCGTAAAAAACAAAAAGTATTATAGGATATACAACAGGAAAGTTACCTCTTTCAGTTGCAAGTGCAGGTCCTATGTAATCTGTGTAGGACCACCAACCCTGACTTGCAGCAAAGCCTTCAAAAAGCAGATCAAAAAGATAAAAGCTTGGTATCACAACAACAAGTATCCAGCGGTTTTTTTCTAAATTTGGATATTTGTTGTGAAACTTATTGATCAGAGCAAGCATCAACAGATATATAGTAGTAAAGAAAGGGCCGTAAGACAGTATAATCGCCCATGGTTTGTTCGGTGCAGTCCAAAGGGTTGAGCCCCAAGGCATTAGAGAAAATGCAGGGTTAAAGAGCAGATATGCACCCCAATCACAATACCATTCCTGCCAGAACATGGTTGTGGCGGAAATATACAAAAGTGCTCCGAAAGTAAGAGCTTTGGCACGAAAGGACTGACGGATAAATAAAGTGAGCATGATAATGGATATAATAGGTATGATAATTTCCTGGATCCAGATAAAAGATGGATTGTCAAAATGAAGCATTGTTTTCCCCTCCTATTATTTTGCCGGTATAAAATCCGGCGCCAA
Protein-coding regions in this window:
- a CDS encoding cobalamin-dependent protein (Presence of a B(12) (cobalamin)-binding domain implies dependence on cobalamin itself, in one of its several forms, or in some unusual lineages, dependence on a cobalamin-like analog.), with protein sequence MSDADVFKTITELVISLDEDKAMAAVQKALDEGYDPLEILQKGVIVGLRVIGDKFGSGEYFLPELMMGADLSEACTNKIMEKIPEQANASRGVVLLGAVQGDLHDIGKSLVLRQISLAGYKVHDLGINVPSMTFIDKARELNADIIGLSAFLDATRPFYAEVINYLNDMGLRNKYKVIIGGVAASAELAESIGADGWAPDAPSAVKLCDKIMGQ
- a CDS encoding spirocyclase AveC family protein; this translates as MLHFDNPSFIWIQEIIIPIISIIMLTLFIRQSFRAKALTFGALLYISATTMFWQEWYCDWGAYLLFNPAFSLMPWGSTLWTAPNKPWAIILSYGPFFTTIYLLMLALINKFHNKYPNLEKNRWILVVVIPSFYLFDLLFEGFAASQGWWSYTDYIGPALATERGNFPVVYPIILFVFYGLITTWMLLRNSPDERVRFESWFGVEGIKAGWKRELTRLVAWIVVMNGLFIIFLSGPLVAVRELFGNPSLLVP